One stretch of Desulforegula conservatrix Mb1Pa DNA includes these proteins:
- a CDS encoding integrase core domain-containing protein, whose protein sequence is RSLKYEEVYLKAYGSMSEARHKIGDYLRFYNTKRPHQSFKNNTPDKTYFEGLEIPIAA, encoded by the coding sequence GAGAAGTTTGAAATATGAGGAGGTTTATCTGAAGGCCTATGGAAGCATGTCAGAAGCGAGACACAAAATTGGCGATTATCTGAGGTTCTACAACACAAAAAGGCCTCACCAGAGCTTTAAGAATAATACGCCTGATAAAACATATTTTGAAGGTCTGGAAATTCCAATCGCCGCTTGA
- a CDS encoding PaaI family thioesterase, translating into MFRKSVQSKPTTYVRAVMEVNPSNIAPNGFLFAGSVVTLADTLCGNGCISNLPEGASGFTTIELKSNHLGTARDGTIECIANSVHMGRTTQVWDAVVTHKQSGKTIALFRCTQMILYP; encoded by the coding sequence ATTTTCAGAAAATCTGTCCAATCAAAACCGACCACTTATGTCAGGGCTGTAATGGAAGTCAACCCTTCAAACATAGCTCCTAATGGTTTTTTATTTGCGGGTAGCGTAGTAACTTTGGCAGATACATTGTGTGGAAATGGATGTATTTCTAATTTGCCAGAAGGAGCATCAGGCTTTACCACCATTGAATTAAAATCCAACCATTTGGGCACTGCCCGCGACGGAACCATTGAATGTATCGCCAATTCAGTTCACATGGGGAGAACAACTCAGGTATGGGACGCTGTCGTAACTCACAAGCAATCAGGAAAAACCATTGCATTGTTTCGGTGTACTCAAATGATCCTGTATCCTTAG
- a CDS encoding integrase core domain-containing protein — MSEARHKIGDYLRFYNTKRPHQSFKNNTPDKTYFEGLEIPIAA; from the coding sequence ATGTCAGAAGCGAGACACAAAATTGGCGATTATCTGAGGTTCTACAACACAAAAAGGCCTCACCAGAGCTTTAAGAATAATACGCCTGATAAAACATATTTTGAAGGTCTGGAAATTCCAATCGCCGCTTGA